One stretch of Acidobacteriota bacterium DNA includes these proteins:
- a CDS encoding peptidylprolyl isomerase, which yields MTLRTALTVLAFCAVAASGCSSTDQDTAGKDTTAVEKAAQTPVNKKDYRHPVRDKDNPLVTLETDFGGMTLELYRDVAPAHVDSFIARVRDGFYSGTIFHRVYKGFLIQGGNPVPVGKKQVSYSLGDELSDLPHQEGTLSMARMRTPNSAKTQFFICLARNTSTAWLDRKYTNFGQLIKGYDVLHAIADVPVGPSRWLPNEVSQPITDVRLIRAYLSDVEGNPLGE from the coding sequence ATGACCCTACGCACTGCGCTTACCGTTCTGGCTTTCTGTGCGGTGGCCGCAAGCGGCTGCTCGAGTACCGACCAGGACACCGCCGGCAAGGATACCACCGCCGTTGAAAAAGCGGCTCAGACCCCGGTGAACAAGAAAGACTATCGGCATCCCGTCCGGGACAAGGACAACCCGCTGGTCACGCTTGAAACCGACTTCGGCGGGATGACGCTGGAGTTGTACCGCGATGTCGCTCCGGCCCATGTTGACTCCTTCATCGCCAGGGTCAGGGACGGTTTTTACAGCGGCACTATTTTCCACCGGGTTTACAAGGGGTTTCTCATCCAGGGCGGCAATCCCGTGCCGGTTGGCAAGAAGCAGGTTTCGTATTCGCTTGGTGACGAGCTGAGTGATCTGCCGCACCAGGAAGGTACCCTCTCGATGGCACGTATGCGGACGCCTAATTCAGCCAAGACGCAGTTCTTCATTTGCCTGGCAAGGAATACCTCCACCGCCTGGCTGGATCGCAAATACACCAACTTCGGTCAGTTGATCAAGGGATATGACGTGCTGCACGCCATTGCCGACGTGCCGGTCGGCCCCAGCAGATGGCTTCCCAACGAGGTGAGCCAGCCGATCACGGACGTTCGGTTGATCAGGGCGTATCTTTCTGACGTTGAGGGTAACCCGCTCGGGGAGTGA
- a CDS encoding 1-deoxy-D-xylulose-5-phosphate reductoisomerase, whose translation MQTKNLVILGSTGSIGRSALEVVARHPGCFAVRALAARSNSDLLVEQYYHYRPEYLCLADEERAARLADRLKDEPVQIETGDQGLVHLAGLAGVDVVLNAVVGAAGLLASVEAVKSGHQLALANKESLVAGGPLFPELCEQSGARILPIDSEHSAIWQALLAGKDTEVRTIILTSSGGPFRTFPADRLETVTVDQALSHPTWKMGPKITIDSATLANKGLEVIEAVALFSMPARRVKVVVHPQSVIHSMVEFCDGSVIAQLSQPDMRLPITYALFWPDRVDSDFGRIDWRRMPALTFEQPDLERFPALALAYQVAEQGGTAPAVYNAANEIAVEAFLDRSVKFTCIADIIRDTVDAVDVVNSPSLEDILKADRAARDVAIRVTEKLACSQ comes from the coding sequence ATGCAGACGAAGAATCTGGTAATACTCGGCTCCACCGGCTCGATCGGCCGCAGCGCCCTTGAAGTCGTCGCCCGGCACCCGGGCTGCTTTGCGGTGCGGGCACTGGCCGCCCGGTCCAACAGCGACCTGCTCGTCGAGCAATACTATCACTACCGCCCGGAATATCTTTGCCTGGCCGACGAGGAGAGGGCCGCCCGGCTGGCCGACCGGCTGAAGGATGAGCCGGTCCAGATTGAAACGGGCGATCAGGGGCTGGTTCACCTTGCCGGCCTGGCCGGGGTGGACGTCGTTCTCAACGCGGTCGTGGGTGCGGCCGGGCTGCTGGCCTCAGTGGAGGCGGTCAAGAGTGGTCACCAGTTGGCTCTGGCCAACAAGGAGTCGCTGGTCGCCGGCGGGCCGCTGTTCCCGGAACTGTGTGAGCAGTCGGGCGCTCGGATTCTTCCCATCGATTCCGAGCACTCGGCTATCTGGCAGGCCCTGCTCGCCGGCAAGGATACCGAAGTCCGGACTATCATCCTGACCTCGTCAGGCGGCCCGTTCAGGACCTTCCCGGCCGACCGGCTTGAAACCGTCACCGTCGATCAGGCCCTGAGCCACCCGACGTGGAAGATGGGGCCCAAGATCACCATAGATTCCGCCACGCTCGCCAACAAAGGTCTGGAAGTCATCGAGGCCGTGGCTCTGTTTTCCATGCCCGCGCGCAGGGTCAAAGTAGTGGTTCACCCACAGTCCGTTATCCACTCCATGGTGGAGTTCTGCGACGGATCGGTAATCGCGCAACTCTCCCAGCCCGACATGAGGCTGCCCATCACCTACGCGCTTTTCTGGCCTGATCGGGTCGATTCAGATTTCGGGCGGATTGACTGGCGTCGGATGCCGGCCCTGACCTTCGAGCAGCCGGACCTGGAGAGGTTCCCGGCTCTTGCCCTTGCCTATCAGGTGGCCGAGCAGGGAGGCACGGCCCCCGCCGTTTACAACGCGGCAAACGAAATCGCGGTGGAGGCCTTTCTTGACCGGTCTGTGAAATTCACCTGCATTGCCGATATTATAAGGGATACGGTGGATGCAGTCGACGTTGTGAACTCACCGAGCCTCGAAGATATTCTGAAGGCTGACCGCGCGGCAAGGGATGTCGCCATTCGTGTCACGGAGAAACTTGCATGCTCTCAGTAA
- the rseP gene encoding RIP metalloprotease RseP, with protein MLSVISFIFVLGVLIFIHELGHFIVAKRVGIRVDRFSLGFPPNIFTRKWGETEYCIGIIPLGGYVKMAGEHPDEHTRGTPEEFMSKSVGQRAMVIFAGPFMNYLLAILVLGAVLYFTGRPVFDDQRVLVGETVPGDPADRAGIATGDQILAVNGQQVHDFDSLRLRVNAHVGEPIEVSWIHEGDTITADITTVVEEQMNVKGALDSVGVIGIKQKVLRFENYGMLNSLKHGFVGANIWVVEVIRFVKKTVTGEVSAKLIGGPLFIAQQSGKEARKGVASLFYFMAFLSVNLAILNVLPIPVLDGGQLLFLSIERIKGKPLSMKARVVAQQVGIVFLLTLVVMVTYNDIMRFIRGF; from the coding sequence ATGCTCTCAGTAATCTCGTTCATATTCGTTCTCGGCGTTCTCATTTTCATTCACGAACTGGGGCATTTCATTGTCGCCAAACGCGTGGGAATCAGGGTGGACCGCTTTTCGCTGGGTTTCCCGCCGAACATATTCACCCGGAAATGGGGCGAAACAGAGTACTGTATTGGTATTATTCCCCTGGGTGGATACGTTAAAATGGCCGGCGAACACCCCGACGAGCACACTCGCGGCACCCCTGAAGAGTTCATGTCCAAGTCCGTTGGCCAGCGGGCTATGGTCATATTCGCCGGACCTTTTATGAACTACCTCCTGGCGATTCTTGTCCTCGGCGCGGTGTTATATTTTACCGGGCGGCCGGTTTTTGACGATCAGCGGGTGCTGGTCGGCGAAACTGTTCCGGGCGATCCGGCCGACCGTGCCGGCATCGCGACCGGTGATCAGATCCTGGCCGTCAATGGACAACAGGTGCATGACTTCGACTCTCTGCGCCTGCGGGTCAACGCCCACGTCGGCGAACCTATCGAGGTCTCTTGGATCCATGAAGGTGACACCATCACCGCAGACATCACTACGGTGGTCGAGGAGCAGATGAACGTAAAAGGCGCCCTTGATTCGGTCGGCGTTATCGGTATCAAGCAGAAGGTTCTCCGCTTCGAGAACTACGGGATGCTGAACTCGTTGAAACACGGTTTTGTCGGTGCGAACATCTGGGTGGTTGAAGTCATCCGCTTTGTCAAAAAAACCGTCACCGGAGAAGTGTCGGCCAAACTGATCGGCGGTCCCCTGTTTATCGCGCAGCAGTCCGGGAAGGAGGCCCGCAAAGGTGTCGCCAGCCTCTTTTACTTCATGGCCTTCCTCTCGGTCAATCTGGCCATCCTCAATGTCCTGCCTATCCCGGTGCTGGACGGCGGCCAGCTCCTTTTTCTGTCAATTGAGAGGATCAAGGGCAAACCGCTGTCAATGAAGGCTCGCGTTGTCGCCCAGCAGGTCGGGATCGTTTTCCTGCTGACGCTCGTCGTCATGGTCACGTACAATGACATTATGCGGTTTATCAGGGGCTTCTGA
- the lepB gene encoding signal peptidase I: MTRRSTERETQAGMVNSVWSNLKQIGLAVILALVIKTSIVEAYKIPTASMEDTLLVGDFLLANKFVYGAVLPVVGWRLPAFDQPQAGDIVIFLFPGDGQTKYIKRCIAVPGDTVEVKDKILYVNGRQFENPERAKYIDTTADGRPVIMPRRVGGQNSRDNFGPYVVPGDSYFMMGDNRDNSYDSRYWRAVPKDLVLGEALLIHWSWDESKYESPEVSVDDPLSVPRVFVYNAIHFFHKVRWGRLFHIIS, translated from the coding sequence ATGACGCGAAGATCAACAGAACGGGAAACGCAGGCCGGCATGGTAAACAGCGTCTGGAGCAACCTCAAGCAGATAGGCCTGGCTGTCATCCTGGCACTCGTTATCAAGACATCGATCGTCGAGGCCTACAAGATCCCCACGGCGTCGATGGAGGATACGCTTCTGGTCGGTGACTTCCTGCTGGCCAACAAGTTCGTCTACGGAGCGGTGTTGCCGGTGGTGGGATGGCGACTGCCCGCTTTCGACCAACCGCAGGCGGGCGATATCGTGATTTTCCTGTTCCCCGGCGACGGACAGACCAAGTACATCAAGCGTTGCATCGCCGTGCCCGGTGACACCGTTGAGGTCAAGGACAAAATCCTTTACGTCAACGGCCGGCAGTTTGAAAACCCCGAAAGAGCCAAGTACATCGACACGACGGCCGACGGTCGGCCGGTGATAATGCCGCGCCGGGTCGGCGGCCAGAACAGCCGGGACAATTTCGGCCCCTACGTCGTTCCCGGAGACAGTTATTTCATGATGGGTGACAACCGGGACAACTCCTATGACTCACGCTACTGGCGGGCCGTCCCGAAGGACCTGGTTCTCGGCGAGGCCCTGTTGATCCACTGGTCGTGGGATGAGTCAAAATACGAGTCGCCCGAGGTGTCCGTGGATGATCCGCTGTCGGTTCCTCGCGTATTCGTGTATAATGCCATCCACTTCTTCCATAAGGTGCGGTGGGGGCGTCTGTTCCACATAATCTCATGA
- a CDS encoding DUF1573 domain-containing protein, whose translation MRRLALTCLSLLALSKAAAGGPSVEVSHDEFDFGKTVQRAVVTHDFWIKSTGDDTLIITNVVPGCGCTKSWVSDSTLAPGDSTNLHIVFSTGYFRGHVAKRPYIETNASADKVYVKIHAELEVQPQNGGAVAITPPVVDVSQFDERPRRRARFFIENRSDRNLNISVADSSFKSFSVKVPDKVKAGESVEALITVFKEAVATDFEESLTLEFDDALQSRFTVPIKRLYRAGDKSTATGGK comes from the coding sequence ATGCGTAGATTAGCCCTGACCTGTCTGAGCCTGCTCGCCCTGTCAAAGGCGGCGGCGGGCGGCCCCTCGGTGGAGGTTTCCCACGACGAGTTCGATTTCGGTAAGACCGTCCAGCGTGCCGTCGTCACGCACGACTTCTGGATAAAGTCGACCGGGGATGATACGCTGATCATTACGAACGTCGTTCCCGGCTGCGGATGCACGAAATCCTGGGTGTCCGACAGCACTCTTGCTCCCGGAGACAGCACCAACCTGCACATCGTCTTTTCGACCGGCTATTTCCGCGGCCACGTTGCCAAGCGCCCGTATATAGAGACAAATGCCTCGGCTGACAAGGTCTACGTGAAAATCCACGCCGAACTCGAGGTCCAGCCGCAGAACGGCGGCGCCGTCGCGATCACCCCGCCGGTGGTGGACGTGTCTCAGTTCGATGAGCGACCTCGGCGCCGGGCGCGGTTCTTCATCGAAAATCGGAGCGACCGGAACCTCAACATCAGCGTGGCAGATTCGTCCTTCAAGAGCTTCAGCGTGAAAGTGCCGGACAAGGTCAAGGCGGGCGAATCGGTGGAAGCCCTGATCACTGTCTTCAAAGAGGCGGTTGCAACTGACTTCGAGGAGTCGTTGACGCTTGAATTCGACGACGCCCTGCAGTCACGCTTCACGGTTCCGATCAAGCGGCTGTACCGCGCAGGCGATAAGAGCACCGCCACCGGCGGAAAGTGA
- a CDS encoding ABC transporter ATP-binding protein produces MFRLKVSSLAKRFGPRQVFTDISFDLTTGQSLAVIGPNGSGKTTLLMTLLAGLRPTRGEITYYHDGAAMDADQVRTHASLVSPYFHLYDSLTAEENLKFFATVSGYAITGKQVDSLLARVGLEGRGMDLVGEYSSGMKQRLKYATGLLKKPAFLFLDEPSSNLDEEGKRTVRDIIEECRDSTILVIATNEQEEYGLASQLCRVSR; encoded by the coding sequence ATGTTCAGACTGAAGGTCAGCAGCCTGGCCAAACGTTTCGGCCCGCGCCAGGTCTTTACCGATATCTCGTTTGATCTCACGACGGGCCAGTCGCTCGCCGTCATCGGGCCCAACGGCTCCGGGAAGACGACCCTGCTCATGACGCTGTTGGCCGGCCTGCGGCCGACGCGGGGAGAAATCACGTACTACCACGACGGCGCTGCCATGGACGCCGACCAGGTCCGTACTCATGCGTCCCTGGTCTCGCCCTACTTCCACTTGTACGACAGTCTCACTGCTGAAGAAAATCTCAAGTTTTTTGCCACCGTGTCCGGATATGCCATCACCGGCAAGCAGGTGGATTCTCTGCTCGCGCGCGTAGGCCTGGAGGGCAGAGGTATGGATCTTGTCGGCGAGTATTCGTCCGGCATGAAGCAGCGGCTCAAGTACGCAACGGGCCTGCTGAAAAAACCTGCCTTTCTGTTTCTGGACGAGCCCTCCTCGAACCTCGATGAGGAAGGCAAACGGACGGTCCGTGATATTATTGAGGAATGCCGAGACAGTACCATTCTGGTGATCGCAACCAATGAACAAGAGGAGTACGGCCTTGCCTCGCAACTCTGCCGGGTTAGCCGGTAA
- a CDS encoding heme exporter protein CcmB, with amino-acid sequence MPRNSAGLAGKAFAVYAKDLQQELRTRYAVSTILLFGIAALAMVSYSLGQSGLPPKMLSALFWVIMFFSSMAGLAQAFIREEEAGTSLALRLNADPGAVYLGKLFFNLTLLSAITIVVTPGFFLFMDAPTDGVGIFVLITFLGVLALCAATTLVAAIIARAAMKGALFAVVALPIVIVPMMVLVGAGARALDGGTLGQVAPEIQVLIAYTVVMVTASYLLFRFVWLE; translated from the coding sequence TTGCCTCGCAACTCTGCCGGGTTAGCCGGTAAGGCGTTCGCCGTCTACGCCAAGGACCTTCAGCAGGAACTGCGGACGCGCTACGCCGTCAGCACCATACTTCTGTTCGGAATTGCGGCGCTGGCCATGGTTTCGTATTCGCTCGGGCAGAGCGGCCTGCCGCCCAAAATGCTCTCGGCCCTGTTCTGGGTGATCATGTTCTTTTCGTCGATGGCCGGTCTGGCCCAGGCCTTCATCCGCGAGGAAGAAGCCGGGACCTCGCTCGCGCTCAGACTCAACGCCGACCCCGGCGCCGTCTACCTCGGAAAACTCTTCTTCAATCTGACGCTGCTGTCTGCGATTACGATTGTCGTGACGCCCGGCTTCTTTCTCTTCATGGATGCACCGACGGACGGCGTTGGGATTTTCGTGCTCATCACGTTCCTCGGTGTCCTGGCTCTGTGTGCCGCGACCACCCTGGTAGCGGCGATCATCGCCCGGGCCGCCATGAAGGGTGCGCTCTTCGCGGTGGTAGCCCTGCCCATCGTGATTGTTCCTATGATGGTCCTGGTGGGGGCCGGCGCCAGGGCGCTCGATGGCGGTACCCTGGGCCAGGTGGCTCCGGAAATACAGGTGCTGATCGCCTACACGGTAGTGATGGTAACGGCGTCGTATCTGCTTTTCAGATTCGTCTGGCTGGAATAA
- a CDS encoding cytochrome c maturation protein CcmE, which produces MKARYVLGILTIIVFVVWGATAFFKTTVQYVSIREAAASRRVVQVMGRIDVDRVRYDVENTRLLFDVYDPEADDKLSADRLSVVYYGVVPGNFEQATSVVLKGKPGEGGLFVAEQILVKCPSKYQGGGKPEYQDIRKRDTAAGAPGRT; this is translated from the coding sequence GTGAAGGCCAGATACGTTCTCGGAATTCTCACCATAATCGTGTTTGTCGTCTGGGGCGCCACGGCATTCTTCAAAACCACCGTTCAATACGTTTCCATCAGGGAGGCCGCCGCCAGCCGCCGTGTCGTCCAGGTGATGGGCAGGATCGACGTCGATCGCGTCCGCTATGACGTCGAAAACACTCGGCTACTGTTCGATGTCTATGACCCCGAGGCCGACGATAAACTGTCGGCTGACCGGTTGTCGGTCGTTTACTACGGTGTCGTGCCGGGCAATTTTGAGCAGGCCACGTCCGTGGTTCTGAAAGGGAAACCGGGTGAGGGGGGCCTCTTTGTCGCCGAGCAGATCCTGGTAAAGTGCCCGTCGAAATACCAGGGCGGGGGAAAACCGGAATACCAGGATATCCGCAAGCGTGATACGGCGGCCGGTGCCCCGGGCCGAACCTGA
- a CDS encoding TonB-dependent receptor plug domain-containing protein, whose product MKHGLLSILMAVVLGASGARAETELPQGDTTILQNDRQEALGAQAPRELPDSIVVTANRFGLLPEKSVWPVTAVSAETIAIQGSLESTLDGRAGVDIRQQSGEGSLSTLSSWGLRNRHMLLLYDGRVVRDYSLGGFSLSNYSSEEVDRLELVKGPQSAFYGADAVGGVINLISRSVLVDRLAVTTKLGSQYTQLYRLDMARSIATAGIGGFAEFARTDNRRDNAGSERVLFGLRGDYLSPDDRQGISLWGRYFSDSLGVPGPVPDRTAVPIHGSEDAWSLYDHQKDENYSFDLRYRFWDRDYGLVRLDLFWEKKNLDYRWLYQDFQLDDVYSRSVYNKRSAGVSGHYMREFSSVAVVGGVDWLSGSIRATQADITRTAGGAVQAHSFWSGSQDQFDVWAGTTVDPARILRFDLSGRLQFVRNRRVQPSYNLGVVCSLSSSLSAKIGYGYAFRLPTIAEQFADEFFTRGSSNLSPETSRSMVGTVSFSAPRSHTYVSGTLFHQTVDSVIQYDYDPDVLKYVPHNVELIRTTGLDLSVGHRLGNSVALQGSLVYQWAEQTTDVRKTYTDAWYVPDLKWRLEAGGDIARPVSYHVDVTYTSDRTALVGGDPKTIEQVYELGASLTVRPWAHLTLILTGLDLTDERRPDNFGYSSGDGGYPTLGRRFFFKTVIDVL is encoded by the coding sequence GTGAAGCACGGTCTTCTTTCTATCCTCATGGCGGTGGTGCTGGGCGCGAGTGGAGCCCGGGCCGAAACCGAGTTACCTCAGGGCGATACGACTATCCTGCAAAACGACCGGCAGGAAGCGCTCGGCGCCCAGGCGCCGCGCGAACTGCCCGACAGCATCGTGGTCACCGCCAACCGGTTCGGCCTGCTGCCGGAAAAATCAGTCTGGCCGGTCACCGCCGTTTCTGCCGAAACGATCGCTATCCAGGGAAGCCTGGAATCGACCCTTGACGGACGGGCGGGGGTGGACATCCGGCAGCAATCCGGCGAGGGTTCGCTCTCCACCTTATCAAGCTGGGGACTGCGCAACCGGCACATGCTGCTCCTGTATGACGGGCGCGTCGTCAGGGACTATTCTCTGGGCGGCTTCAGCCTGTCCAACTACAGCTCCGAGGAGGTAGATCGCCTGGAGCTGGTCAAGGGACCGCAGTCGGCGTTCTACGGTGCCGACGCCGTGGGGGGCGTTATCAACCTGATCTCCCGGTCGGTTCTGGTCGACCGGCTTGCCGTGACGACAAAACTGGGCTCGCAATACACGCAACTGTACCGGCTTGACATGGCCCGGTCCATTGCCACCGCCGGGATCGGTGGCTTTGCCGAGTTTGCCCGTACCGACAATCGTCGGGACAACGCCGGCTCCGAGAGAGTCCTTTTCGGCCTCCGTGGGGACTATCTCTCTCCCGACGACCGCCAGGGTATCTCCCTGTGGGGCCGCTACTTCTCCGACAGCCTCGGTGTTCCCGGTCCGGTGCCCGATCGGACGGCCGTCCCGATCCACGGCTCCGAAGATGCCTGGAGTCTTTACGACCACCAGAAGGATGAAAACTACTCATTCGACCTCAGGTACCGCTTCTGGGATCGCGATTACGGTCTGGTCCGCCTTGACCTTTTCTGGGAGAAAAAGAACCTCGATTATCGATGGCTCTACCAGGACTTTCAGTTAGACGATGTTTACTCGCGGTCGGTGTACAACAAGCGCTCGGCCGGTGTAAGCGGTCACTATATGCGTGAATTCTCCTCAGTCGCCGTCGTCGGGGGAGTCGACTGGCTGTCGGGGTCAATCCGGGCGACACAGGCCGATATCACCCGCACCGCCGGCGGAGCGGTGCAGGCGCACTCGTTCTGGTCCGGGTCACAGGATCAGTTCGACGTATGGGCCGGGACCACCGTAGACCCCGCGCGTATTCTCCGCTTTGACCTGAGTGGACGCCTCCAGTTCGTGAGAAACCGCAGGGTACAGCCGTCATATAACCTGGGCGTGGTGTGTTCCCTGTCCTCCAGCTTATCTGCGAAAATCGGTTACGGTTATGCGTTTCGGTTGCCGACCATAGCTGAGCAGTTCGCGGACGAATTCTTCACCCGGGGCAGCAGCAACCTGAGCCCTGAGACGTCGCGCTCCATGGTTGGAACCGTGTCCTTCTCGGCACCGCGCTCGCACACCTATGTCAGCGGAACGCTCTTTCATCAGACGGTGGACTCAGTCATTCAGTATGACTACGACCCTGACGTCTTGAAGTACGTTCCCCACAACGTCGAGTTGATCCGTACCACGGGACTGGATCTGAGCGTCGGACATCGGCTTGGCAATTCCGTGGCCCTGCAAGGCAGCCTGGTCTACCAGTGGGCCGAGCAAACGACGGATGTACGGAAGACGTACACCGATGCCTGGTACGTGCCGGATCTCAAGTGGCGCCTGGAGGCCGGCGGGGATATTGCGCGCCCGGTTTCGTACCACGTCGATGTCACGTATACGTCCGACCGGACTGCCCTTGTCGGGGGGGATCCCAAGACCATCGAGCAGGTGTATGAACTGGGCGCCTCGCTGACCGTCCGACCGTGGGCTCATCTGACGCTGATCCTGACCGGCCTGGACTTGACGGACGAGCGCCGTCCGGATAACTTCGGGTACTCATCCGGCGATGGTGGCTATCCGACCCTGGGTCGGCGGTTCTTCTTCAAGACGGTCATCGACGTGCTGTGA
- a CDS encoding S9 family peptidase, which translates to MPRPARRKARRRKLTAEDLFKLRIATSVSLSPDERLLAYTVERIDAEKNTYITNIFVHDLKARESRQFTHGDHADGQPVWSPDGKWLAFVSTRDKKTGVYLISSQGGAERRLNELDGHIQNLQWTPDGTHLVFALRYNDSHFIKDEKKKKEAPVYRHITRLFFRYDGLGYLPKDSFQIYTLEVSSGGLRRITGGQHDNLYPAVSPNGRWVAYVSNRSRNRDIEVLRDDLFVIPLAGGKERRVQTPPGPVSHPAFSPDSRMIAYLGHDNPDDAWGVTNMHVWAVGVDGRPRARDLMSRFDRMAYDQSISDLSDVHDAGALFWSRDGKRLFFLSSDTGATNAYYVPKRGGKPTCIFKGKCHLKSLSVSGRNRIIALIYADIDTPGEIMTCPPTYGGEKRAVRHTDLNPFLRTEVAPARTRTVTFRSFDGTLVHGWLVTPPGFSPGRKYPSILNIHGGPRVQYAHTFFHEMQLLAAKGYVVLYTNPRGGAGRGKTWAEAIAGGWGDLDFKDCMAAADYLEKQRFIDRKRMGVTGGSYGGYMTNWIIGHTDRFAAAVTQRSVVELSSFTGSSDSGWSLGREFEGYPWTNRENYDRCSPITYFEKVKTPVLIIHSEHDMRCNIEQAEQMFVKLKVLGKKVEMVRFPEEPHGLSRHGRPDRRIARLEWILRWFDRYLRG; encoded by the coding sequence ATGCCAAGACCCGCCAGACGGAAAGCCAGGCGACGGAAACTGACGGCTGAGGATCTGTTCAAGCTCAGGATTGCCACGTCCGTGTCACTCAGTCCCGATGAACGATTGCTCGCGTATACCGTGGAACGTATCGACGCGGAAAAGAACACCTACATCACCAACATCTTTGTGCACGACCTCAAGGCTCGTGAATCGCGCCAGTTTACGCACGGGGATCACGCCGACGGCCAGCCGGTCTGGTCTCCCGACGGCAAATGGCTTGCCTTTGTCTCCACGCGGGACAAGAAAACAGGCGTCTACCTGATATCCTCGCAGGGCGGTGCGGAAAGACGACTGAACGAGCTGGACGGCCACATTCAGAACCTTCAGTGGACCCCGGACGGAACACACCTCGTGTTTGCCCTGAGGTACAATGACTCGCACTTCATCAAGGATGAGAAGAAGAAAAAGGAAGCCCCGGTCTACCGGCATATCACGCGACTGTTTTTCCGCTACGACGGCCTCGGATACCTGCCCAAAGACAGCTTTCAGATATACACTCTGGAGGTGTCTTCGGGCGGACTGCGCAGAATCACCGGCGGTCAGCACGACAATCTCTACCCGGCGGTCTCGCCCAACGGAAGGTGGGTGGCATACGTCTCCAACCGGTCGCGCAACCGGGACATCGAGGTGCTCCGCGACGATTTGTTTGTGATTCCGCTGGCGGGTGGGAAAGAGCGCCGCGTCCAAACACCGCCGGGCCCCGTCAGCCACCCGGCCTTCTCCCCTGACAGCCGAATGATCGCGTACCTGGGACATGACAACCCGGACGACGCCTGGGGAGTTACGAACATGCATGTGTGGGCGGTGGGAGTTGACGGTCGTCCCAGGGCGCGGGACCTGATGAGCAGATTCGACCGGATGGCTTACGACCAGTCGATTTCCGACCTGTCGGACGTGCACGACGCCGGAGCACTGTTCTGGTCGCGTGACGGCAAAAGGCTGTTTTTTCTCTCATCCGACACCGGCGCTACCAATGCGTACTACGTGCCGAAGCGAGGCGGCAAGCCGACCTGTATTTTCAAAGGCAAATGTCACCTCAAGAGCCTGTCGGTAAGCGGCAGGAATCGCATCATCGCCCTGATTTACGCGGACATCGACACGCCGGGCGAGATTATGACCTGCCCCCCCACATACGGAGGAGAGAAGCGAGCCGTCCGGCACACGGACCTGAACCCGTTCCTGCGCACGGAGGTCGCGCCGGCCCGGACGCGGACGGTCACGTTCCGTTCGTTCGACGGTACTTTGGTGCACGGATGGCTGGTGACACCTCCCGGATTCTCACCCGGGCGGAAGTACCCGTCTATCCTGAATATACACGGCGGGCCCCGCGTTCAGTACGCCCATACGTTTTTCCATGAAATGCAGCTTCTTGCCGCCAAGGGGTACGTGGTCCTGTACACTAACCCGCGCGGAGGCGCCGGCCGCGGTAAAACCTGGGCAGAGGCTATCGCCGGGGGCTGGGGAGACTTGGATTTCAAAGACTGCATGGCGGCGGCGGATTACCTTGAGAAACAGCGGTTTATTGACCGAAAGCGCATGGGCGTGACGGGCGGTTCCTACGGCGGCTACATGACTAACTGGATTATCGGTCACACTGACCGGTTTGCCGCCGCCGTCACCCAGCGCTCGGTGGTGGAGCTTTCTTCGTTCACCGGATCATCCGACAGCGGGTGGTCACTCGGCCGCGAGTTTGAGGGCTATCCGTGGACCAACCGTGAGAACTACGACCGGTGCTCACCGATCACCTACTTCGAGAAAGTGAAGACCCCCGTGCTGATAATCCACAGCGAACATGATATGCGCTGTAACATCGAGCAGGCTGAGCAGATGTTCGTAAAACTCAAAGTTCTGGGTAAGAAGGTCGAAATGGTGCGTTTTCCCGAGGAGCCGCACGGCCTTTCACGCCACGGGCGACCGGATCGTCGGATTGCGCGCCTGGAGTGGATTCTCAGATGGTTTGACCGGTATCTCAGGGGGTAG